The Papaver somniferum cultivar HN1 chromosome 3, ASM357369v1, whole genome shotgun sequence genome includes a region encoding these proteins:
- the LOC113358946 gene encoding putative vacuolar protein sorting-associated protein 13A: MSSYCNLIKRDISTFDKEHRVLHLLRKYLGEYVHGLSAEALRISVWKGDVVLKDLKLKAEALNSLKLPVTVKAGFVGTITLKVPWKSLGKEPVIVRIDRVFILAHPAPDGRTLKAEDREKLFEAKLHQIEEAESATLEARSKLGNQPGGNSWLGSLVATIIGNLKISITNVHVRYEDTISNPGHPFSSGVTLAKLAAVTMDEHGNETFDTSGALDRLRKSLQLDRLAVYHDSDTLPWKMDKKWEDLNPNEWIEIFEEGINEPSAGHKVASSWAQNRQYLVSPINGVLKYHRLGKQERVDPEIPFEKASLVLSDVSLTITEAQYHDCLKLLEVVSRYKTHVDVSHLRPMVPVSEDPHVWWRYAVQAGLQQKKMCYRFSWDRIRYLCQLRRRYIQLYASLLQQLKVDNSEIREIERDLDSKVILLWRLLAHAKVESTKSKEAAQQNSQLKRSWFSFRW; the protein is encoded by the exons ATGAGTAGTTATTGTAATTTGATTAAACGCGATATAAGCACATTCGACAAAGAACACAGG gttCTGCATTTGCTGCGGAAATATTTAGGTGAATATGTCCATGGACTCTCAGCTGAAGCTTTAAGAATCAGCGTCTGGAAGG GAGATGTTGTTCTTAAGGACTTGAAGTTGAAGGCGGAAGCACTAAATTCGTTAAAGCTTCCCGTAACTGTCAAAGCTGGATTTGTTGGTACTATAACGCTAAAG GTTCCATGGAAAAGTCTAGGGAAAGAACCTGTGATTGTTCGTATTGATCGTGTCTTCATTCTTGCTCATCCTGCTCCTGATGGACGGACACTCAAG GCTGAAGacagggaaaaactttttgaagccAAGCTTCATCAGATTGAG GAGGCAGAGTCAGCAACTCTCGAAGCTAGATCTAAATTGGGAAAT CAACCTGGTGGAAATTCATGGTTGGGTTCACTCGTTGCTACTATCATTGGGAACCTCAAGATCTCCATTACCAATGTCCATGTCAGATATGAGGATACCATCAG TAACCCAGGCCATCCATTTTCTTCCGGTGTTACGCTGGCAAAGCTTGCTGCTGTTACAATGGAtgaacatggaaatgaaacttttgataccAGTGGTGCGCTAGACAGATTGCGGAAG TCGTTGCAACTTGATAGACTCGCGGTGTATCACGACTCTGACACCCTTCCCTGGAAGATGGATAAGAAGTGGGAAGATCTGAACCCAAATGAATGGattgag ATCTTTGAAGAAGGTATTAATGAACCTTCAGCTGGTCACAAAGTGGCTTCTTCGTGGGCTCAAAATCGCCAGTATTTGGTATCACCAATCAATGGTGTTCTAAAATACCATCGTCTTGGAAAGCAAGAAAGAGTAGACCCAGAAATTCCCTTTGAGAAGGCATCACTTGTTCTGAGCGATGTTTCTTTAACAATTACAGAG GCTCAGTACCATGACTGCCTAAAACTCCTAGAAGTAGTTTCGAGATATAAAACACATGTTGATGTTTCTCACTTGAGACCCATGGTGCCAGTTTCGGAGGATCCTCATGTGTGGTGGCGATATGCTGTTCAGGCTGGTTTGCAGCAGAAGAAAATGTG CTATCGCTTCTCATGGGACCGAATTCGATATCTTTGTCAGCTTCGTCGACGTTATATTCAGTTATATGCTAGTTTGTTGCAACAGCTAAAAGTTGATAATTCTGAGATTAGAGAAATTGAGAGAGATCTGGATTCGAAAGTAATCCTTTTGTGGAG GTTACTTGCACATGCTAAAGTCGAGTCTACAAAATCTAAAGAAGCTGCACAGCAAAATAGTCAATTAAAGAGAAGCTGGTTTTCTTTCAGATGGTAA